In Carya illinoinensis cultivar Pawnee chromosome 9, C.illinoinensisPawnee_v1, whole genome shotgun sequence, the following are encoded in one genomic region:
- the LOC122275152 gene encoding GATA transcription factor 7-like, producing the protein MDFYRNVTVAGDYQPEQVLSPHSRLGGLTNSLDELFSAQNTEVDVSLEWLSVFVEDCLSSNGNCLPVPTGVQTTSTIPKSSRPLQKTEQNPASLQTFVVPGKARSKRKRATTLKTKNPLTLRSTWSHHLNPKINALNVISSDPPLLQQAYWLADSELIVPKNEENINILRDGEQEETREEEEGQDEKGMVRKGSLEGSNEQQPMARRCTHCLAQRTPQWRAGPLGPKTLCNACGVRYKSGRLLPEYRPAKSPTFVSYLHSNSHKKVMEMRMAFPPSIP; encoded by the exons ATGGATTTCTACCGGAATGTGACAGTTGCCGGTGATTACCAGCCAGAGCAGGTCCTTTCCCCTCACTCCAGGCTTGGTGGCCTCACTAACAGTCTTGACGAACTCTTCTCTGCTCAGAACACG GAAGTGGATGTTAGCTTAGAATGGCTTTCAGTATTTGTGGAAGACTGTCTATCCAGTAATGGAAACTGCCTCCCAGTACCCACCGGTGTTCAAACCACAAGTACAATCCCAAAGTCCTCAAGACCCTTGCAGAAGACCGAACAGAACCCAGCTTCCCTGCAAACTTTTGTAGTGCCAGGCAAGGCtagaagcaaaagaaaaagggCTACAACTCTCAAAACCAAGAACCCTTTAACTTTAAGAAGCACCTGGTCACATCACTTGAACCCAAAAATTAATGCCCTCAACGTAATCAGCTCGGACCCCCCTTTGCTCCAACAGGCTTACTGGTTGGCTGACAGTGAACTTATTGTGCCCAAAAATGAGGAAAACATTAACATACTAAGAGATGGTGAGCAGGAAGAAACaagggaagaagaggaaggaCAAGACGAGAAGGGGATGGTGCGGAAGGGAAGCTTGGAGGGTAGCAATGAACAGCAGCCAATGGCAAGGAGGTGCACCCATTGCCTAGCACAACGGACCCCACAGTGGAGGGCTGGACCATTGGGTCCGAAAACACTGTGCAATGCATGTGGGGTAAGGTACAAGTCGGGTAGGTTGCTGCCAGAGTATAGGCCAGCAAAGAGTCCTACTTTTGTGAGCTATTTGCACTCCAACTCTCACaagaaagtcatggaaatgAGAATGGCTTTTCCGCCTTCCATTCCCTAG